One Salvia splendens isolate huo1 chromosome 12, SspV2, whole genome shotgun sequence genomic window carries:
- the LOC121757231 gene encoding RING-H2 finger protein ATL48-like isoform X2, translating to MGAVNSELEDLFQDKKRVRNPLVPIGAFMTAGVLTAGLISFRQGNSRLGQKLMRARVVVQGATVALMVGTAYYYGENF from the exons ATGGGTGCTGTCAATTCGGAATTAGAAGACCTATTTCAGGATAAAAAGCGAGTCAGGAATCCCCTTGTACCCATTG GTGCTTTCATGACGGCAGGGGTGCTGACGGCCGGTTTGATCAGTTTCAGGCAGGGAAACTCTCGTTTAGGTCAGAAGTTAATGAGGGCTCGCGTAGTTGTACAAGGTGCTACAGTTGCGCTCATGGTTGGCACAGCTTATTACTATGGTGAAAATTTTTGA
- the LOC121757231 gene encoding RING-H2 finger protein ATL48-like isoform X1, protein MMGAVNSELEDLFQDKKRVRNPLVPIGAFMTAGVLTAGLISFRQGNSRLGQKLMRARVVVQGATVALMVGTAYYYGENF, encoded by the exons ATG ATGGGTGCTGTCAATTCGGAATTAGAAGACCTATTTCAGGATAAAAAGCGAGTCAGGAATCCCCTTGTACCCATTG GTGCTTTCATGACGGCAGGGGTGCTGACGGCCGGTTTGATCAGTTTCAGGCAGGGAAACTCTCGTTTAGGTCAGAAGTTAATGAGGGCTCGCGTAGTTGTACAAGGTGCTACAGTTGCGCTCATGGTTGGCACAGCTTATTACTATGGTGAAAATTTTTGA